One Solanum lycopersicum chromosome 2, SLM_r2.1 genomic region harbors:
- the LOC101260601 gene encoding senescence-associated carboxylesterase 101 isoform X2, with translation MSQVSLFSSGQELANLFLSSDLLHHSWITISALSSHPYINKPILFKVYPYHSNGAIVAFVSSPTCNLQKEMVSSEELQGSQSPFDFISTKLNPHFSVNKAAITLFASLLNDLSALKEQLDSFSPLIITGVSLGGSVASLFTLWLLKDSNKRPTCITFGSPLLGDSGLQQAISERPSWNSSFLHVVSNQDPIPRSLISPTNVFAGSIPQPCIYMPFGMFLLCSDSDCSCFEEPESVLDLMTEMNLNSQHQDNHSLAFDYEQVLERLKHRVILKGASQLFQFSVDQLQAGIDLQLEAIGIGGQTSNMNSIRTKVKKRVEESFAKKRNAFDPGKKLNKMKEAMTWLEWYKKVTLKEGGYYDSYKRSEYRGRDAVKSRQEIVKHQRVLTKYWKTMVAEAEKMPQREEAVFRTRWLYAGTNYRRMVEPLDIAAYYMKPGNTDYVNLGRSEHYKKLEEWRREDNPSGSGNDRRKCVSLTEDSCFWAYLEEAIINSKRLREGSLQEKENAREYLVNFGGYVMNMIRSYSVSSDIFQLHSSFMNWWQEYRQDILSCLSNLPLAFYMENGEYKS, from the exons ATGAGCCAAGTTTCCTT GTTCAGTAGTGGCCAAGAATTGGCAAATTTGTTTCTGAGCTCAGATCTACTTCATCATTCTTGGATCACAATCTCTGCCCTTAGCAGTCATCCTTATATCAATAAACCAATTTTGTTTAAAGTTTACCCATATCATTCAAATGGTGCTATTGTTGCTTTTGTATCCTCTCCCACTTGTAATCTTCAGAAAGAAATGGTCTCTTCAGAAGAGCTTCAAGGCTCTCAATCTCCTTTTGACTTCATTTCTACCAAACTCAACCCTCATTTCTCAGTTAACAAAGCTGCAATAACCCTTTTTGCTTCATTACTGAATGACCTCTCTGCCCTCAAAGAACAG TTGGACAGTTTTAGTCCTCTAATAATCACTGGAGTTTCGTTGGGAGGTTCTGTGGCATCTCTATTCACTCTCTGGCTACTTAAGGACAGTAATAAGCGTCCCACTTGTATCACTTTTGGTTCACCTCTTCTTGGAGATAGTGGCCTGCAACAAGCCATATCAGAACGTCCATCATGGAATTCAAGCTTCTTGCACGTAGTCTCCAACCAAGATCCAATCCCAAGATCTTTAATTTCACCTACTAATGTCTTTGCTGGTTCTATTCCCCAACCATGTATTTACATGCCATTCGGTATGTTCCTGCTGTGCTCAGATTCAGACTGCTCTTGTTTTGAGGAACCTGAATCAGTTTTGGATCTTATGACGGAAATGAACTTAAATAGCCAACACCAGGACAATCATTCCTTGGCTTTCGACTATGAGCAGGTTTTGGAACGCCTCAAGCATAGAGTAATCCTTAAGGGAGCTTCTCAGTTGTTTCAGTTTAGCGTGGATCAACTTCAAGCAGGTATTGATCTACAGCTAGAAGCAATCGGAATTGGTGGACAG ACCAGTAACATGAACTCTATAAGGACTAAAGTGAAGAAAAGAGTGGAAGAATCTTTTGCAAAGAAGAGGAATGCCTTTGATCCTGGGAAGAAGCTAAACAAAATGAAAGAAGCTATGACATGGCTAGAGTGGTACAAGAAAGTAACCCTGAAAGAAGGAGGCTACTATGATAGTTACAAACGCAGTGAGTATCGAGGCAGGGATGCTGTCAAAAGCAGACAAGAAATTGTCAAGCACCAAAGAGTCCTCACTAAGTACTGGAAAACAATGGTTGCAGAAGCAGAGAAAATGCCACAAAGAGAGGAGGCAGTTTTTCGTACTCGTTGGCTGTATGCAGGGACAAACTATAGAAGGATGGTCGAACCACTCGACATAGCTGCATACTATATGAAACCAGGGAACACAGACTATGTAAATCTTGGTAGATCCGAGCACTATAAAAAGTTGGAGGAATGGAGGAGAGAAGACAACCCGTCTGGAAGTGGTAACGATAGAAGGAAGTGTGTTAGCCTCACCGAAGATTCGTGCTTTTGGGCATATTTGGAGGAAGCTATTATAAattccaaaagactgagagaagGGAGTCTACAAGAGAAGGAAAATGCAAGGGAGTATTTGGTTAATTTTGGGGgatatgttatgaatatgataagGAGTTATTCAGTATCCTCTGATATTTTCCAGCTTCATAGTAGCTTCATGAATTGGTGGCAAGAATATAGGCAAGATATTCTAAGCTGTTTGAGTAATTTGCCTTTGGCATTTTACATGGAAAATGGAGAATACAAAAGTTAA
- the LOC101260601 gene encoding senescence-associated carboxylesterase 101 isoform X1 — protein MSQVSLFSSGQELANLFLSSDLLHHSWITISALSSHPYINKPILFKVYPYHSNGAIVAFVSSPTCNLQKEMVSSEELQGSQSPFDFISTKLNPHFSVNKAAITLFASLLNDLSALKEQLDSFSPLIITGVSLGGSVASLFTLWLLKDSNKRPTCITFGSPLLGDSGLQQAISERPSWNSSFLHVVSNQDPIPRSLISPTNVFAGSIPQPCIYMPFGMFLLCSDSDCSCFEEPESVLDLMTEMNLNSQHQDNHSLAFDYEQVLERLKHRVILKGASQLFQFSVDQLQAGIDLQLEAIGIGGQQTSNMNSIRTKVKKRVEESFAKKRNAFDPGKKLNKMKEAMTWLEWYKKVTLKEGGYYDSYKRSEYRGRDAVKSRQEIVKHQRVLTKYWKTMVAEAEKMPQREEAVFRTRWLYAGTNYRRMVEPLDIAAYYMKPGNTDYVNLGRSEHYKKLEEWRREDNPSGSGNDRRKCVSLTEDSCFWAYLEEAIINSKRLREGSLQEKENAREYLVNFGGYVMNMIRSYSVSSDIFQLHSSFMNWWQEYRQDILSCLSNLPLAFYMENGEYKS, from the exons ATGAGCCAAGTTTCCTT GTTCAGTAGTGGCCAAGAATTGGCAAATTTGTTTCTGAGCTCAGATCTACTTCATCATTCTTGGATCACAATCTCTGCCCTTAGCAGTCATCCTTATATCAATAAACCAATTTTGTTTAAAGTTTACCCATATCATTCAAATGGTGCTATTGTTGCTTTTGTATCCTCTCCCACTTGTAATCTTCAGAAAGAAATGGTCTCTTCAGAAGAGCTTCAAGGCTCTCAATCTCCTTTTGACTTCATTTCTACCAAACTCAACCCTCATTTCTCAGTTAACAAAGCTGCAATAACCCTTTTTGCTTCATTACTGAATGACCTCTCTGCCCTCAAAGAACAG TTGGACAGTTTTAGTCCTCTAATAATCACTGGAGTTTCGTTGGGAGGTTCTGTGGCATCTCTATTCACTCTCTGGCTACTTAAGGACAGTAATAAGCGTCCCACTTGTATCACTTTTGGTTCACCTCTTCTTGGAGATAGTGGCCTGCAACAAGCCATATCAGAACGTCCATCATGGAATTCAAGCTTCTTGCACGTAGTCTCCAACCAAGATCCAATCCCAAGATCTTTAATTTCACCTACTAATGTCTTTGCTGGTTCTATTCCCCAACCATGTATTTACATGCCATTCGGTATGTTCCTGCTGTGCTCAGATTCAGACTGCTCTTGTTTTGAGGAACCTGAATCAGTTTTGGATCTTATGACGGAAATGAACTTAAATAGCCAACACCAGGACAATCATTCCTTGGCTTTCGACTATGAGCAGGTTTTGGAACGCCTCAAGCATAGAGTAATCCTTAAGGGAGCTTCTCAGTTGTTTCAGTTTAGCGTGGATCAACTTCAAGCAGGTATTGATCTACAGCTAGAAGCAATCGGAATTGGTGGACAG CAGACCAGTAACATGAACTCTATAAGGACTAAAGTGAAGAAAAGAGTGGAAGAATCTTTTGCAAAGAAGAGGAATGCCTTTGATCCTGGGAAGAAGCTAAACAAAATGAAAGAAGCTATGACATGGCTAGAGTGGTACAAGAAAGTAACCCTGAAAGAAGGAGGCTACTATGATAGTTACAAACGCAGTGAGTATCGAGGCAGGGATGCTGTCAAAAGCAGACAAGAAATTGTCAAGCACCAAAGAGTCCTCACTAAGTACTGGAAAACAATGGTTGCAGAAGCAGAGAAAATGCCACAAAGAGAGGAGGCAGTTTTTCGTACTCGTTGGCTGTATGCAGGGACAAACTATAGAAGGATGGTCGAACCACTCGACATAGCTGCATACTATATGAAACCAGGGAACACAGACTATGTAAATCTTGGTAGATCCGAGCACTATAAAAAGTTGGAGGAATGGAGGAGAGAAGACAACCCGTCTGGAAGTGGTAACGATAGAAGGAAGTGTGTTAGCCTCACCGAAGATTCGTGCTTTTGGGCATATTTGGAGGAAGCTATTATAAattccaaaagactgagagaagGGAGTCTACAAGAGAAGGAAAATGCAAGGGAGTATTTGGTTAATTTTGGGGgatatgttatgaatatgataagGAGTTATTCAGTATCCTCTGATATTTTCCAGCTTCATAGTAGCTTCATGAATTGGTGGCAAGAATATAGGCAAGATATTCTAAGCTGTTTGAGTAATTTGCCTTTGGCATTTTACATGGAAAATGGAGAATACAAAAGTTAA
- the LOC101252557 gene encoding polygalacturonase: protein MSPLAIFFLFLINSSLAANTNIYNVQNYGAKSDGETDSSEAFLSAWSAACASTSSSTIYVPRGNYLIRNAYFNGKRCQSNAITIRIDGTLLAPSDYNAIGNEENWIKFEKVNGVSIYGGTFDGQGASLWACKNSDYDDCPDGTTALNFYKSNNIIMSGVTVQNSQKFQISIDGCRNVKLQGLKVSAPGDSPNTDGIHVKLSSGVSIMKSQIGTGDDCISIGPGNSNLWIEGIACGPGHGISIGSLGWKKQESGVQNVTIKTVTFSGTTNGVRVKTWARPSNGFVRNVLFQHIVMVNVKNPIIIDQNYCPNHQSCPHKGSSVKISDVTYQDIHGTSATKVAVKIDCSKRNPCSGITLEDLNLSYNDHPTKASCINVSGRVSGLQKPDNCL from the exons ATGAGTCCCTTAGCaattttcttcctctttttaATCAACTCATCATTAGCAGCAAATACCAATATTTACAATGTCCAAAATTATGGAGCAAAATCCGATGGAGAAACTGATTCATCAGAAGCCTTTTTGAGTGCCTGGTCAGCAGCCTGTGCTTCTACTAGCTCGTCCACTATTTACGTGCCACGTGGAAATTACTTGATTCGTAATGCATACTTCAATGGCAAACGATGCCAGAGCAACGCTATTACTATACGCATTGATGGGACTCTCTTAGCTCCATCTGATTATAATGCGATTGGCAATGAAGAAAATtggataaaatttgaaaaagtcaATGGCGTTTCCATATATGGTGGAACCTTTGATGGTCAAGGTGCTTCTCTTTGGGCTTGCAAGAACTCCGACTACGACGACTGCCCTGATGGCACTACG GCATTGAATTTTTACAAATCAAACAATATTATAATGAGTGGAGTAACCGTACAAAATAgtcaaaagtttcaaatttcgATAGACGGATGTCGTAACGTAAAGCTACAAGGACTGAAGGTATCAGCTCCAGGAGATAGTCCCAACACAGATGGAATTCATGTAAAATTATCATCAGGAGTTAGtattatgaaatcacaaattGGTACTGGAGACGATTGTATATCCATTGGCCCTGGAAATTCTAACTTATGGATTGAAGGCATTGCTTGTGGCCCTGGCCATGGAATAAG CATTGGAAGCTTAGGCTGGAAAAAGCAAGAGTCAGGAGTCCAAAATGTGACAATTAAGACTGTGACTTTCAGTGGAACAACAAATGGTGTGAGAGTTAAAACTTGGGCAAGGCCTAGCAATGGCTTTGTTAGAAATGTTCTGTTTCAACATATTGTTATGGTTAATGTTAAAAATCCAATCATCATAGATCAAAATTATTGCCCTAACCATCAAAGTTGTCCTCATAAG gGCTCAAGCGTAAAGATAAGTGATGTAACATATCAAGATATACACGGAACATCGGCTACAAAAGTTGCAGTGAAAATTGATTGCAGCAAAAGAAATCCATGTAGCGGCATAACACTTGAAGATTTGAATCTTAGTTACAATGATCATCCGACTAAAGCTTCATGTATTAATGTTAGCGGAAGAGTTTCTGGTTTACAAAAACCTGACAATTGCttataa
- the TAPG2 gene encoding abscission polygalacturonase precursor, whose translation MSPLAIFFLFLINSSLAANTNIYDVQNYGAKSDGKTDSSKAFLNAWAAACASNTPSTINVPAGKYLIHNANFNGQTCKSKAITMHIDGTLLAPSDYNVIGNEENWIKFEKVNALSIYSGTFDGQGASLWACKNPNNKNCPDGTTALTFYNSNNIIMSGVTVQNSQKFQILVDGCRNVKLQGVKVSAPGNSPNTDGIHVKLSSGVSIINSHIGTGDDCISIGPGTSNLWIEGIACGPGHGISIGSLGWKQQELGVQNVTVKTVTFSGTTNGVRVKTWARPSNGFVRNILFQHIVMVNVKNPIIIDQNYCPNHESCPHQGSGIKISDITYQDIHGTSATKIAVKLDCSKTNPCSGITLEGVNLSYQNQQTEASCVNARGRVSGLQKTTNCLLEN comes from the exons atgagTCCCTTAGCaattttcttcctctttttaATCAACTCATCATTAGCAGCAAATACCAATATTTACGATGTCCAAAATTATGGAGCAAAATCCGATGGAAAAACTGATTCATCAAAAGCCTTTTTGAATGCATGGGCAGCAGCCTGTGCTTCTAATACCCCTTCCACTATTAATGTACCAGCTGGAAAATACTTAATTCACAATGCAAACTTCAATGGACAAACATGCAAGAGCAAAGCTATTACCATGCACATTGATGGGACTCTCTTAGCTCCATCTGATTATAATGTGATTGGCAATGAAGAAAATtggataaaatttgaaaaagtcaATGCCCTTTCCATCTATAGTGGTACCTTTGATGGTCAAGGTGCTTCTCTTTGGGCTTGCAAGAACCCCAACAACAAGAATTGCCCTGATGGAACTACG GCATTGACTTTTTACAACTCAAACAACATTATAATGAGTGGAGTAACAGTACAAAATAgccaaaagtttcaaattttggtAGACGGATGTCGTAACGTAAAGCTTCAAGGAGTAAAGGTATCAGCTCCAGGAAATAGTCCCAACACAGATGGAATTCATGTAAAATTATCATCTGGAGTTAGCATTATAAACTCACATATTGGTACTGGAGACGATTGCATCTCTATTGGCCCTGGAACTTCAAACTTATGGATTGAAGGCATTGCTTGTGGCCCTGGCCATGGAATAAG CATTGGAAGCTTAGGCTGGAAACAACAAGAGTTGGGAGTCCAAAATGTGACAGTTAAGACTGTGACTTTTAGTGGAACAACAAATGGTGTGAGAGTGAAAACATGGGCAAGGCCAAGCAATGGCTTTGTTAGAAATATTCTGTTTCAACATATTGTTATGGTTAATGttaaaaacccaatcatcataGATCAAAATTATTGTCCTAATCATGAAAGTTGTCCTCATCAG gGTTCTGGTATAAAGATAAGCGATATAACATATCAAGACATACATGGAACATCAGCTACAAAGATCGCAGTAAAACTTGATTGTAGCAAAACTAATCCGTGCAGCGGCATAACACTTGAAGGTGTGAATCTTAGTTATCAAAATCAGCAGACTGAAGCTTCATGTGTTAATGCAAGAGGAAGAGTTTCTGGTTTACAAAAGACTACCAATTGCCTATTGGAAAATTAG
- the TAPG1 gene encoding polygalacturonase 1 precursor, with product MSPFAIFFLLLINSSLAANTNIYNVQNYGAKSDGKTDSSKAFLNAWAAACASNKPSTINVPIGKYLIHNANFNGQTCKSKAITMHIDGTLLAPSDYNVIGNEENWIKFEKVNGLSIYGGTFDGQAAALWACKNSNNKNCPDGTTALTFYNSNNIIMSGVKVQNSQKFQILVDGCHNVKLQGVKVSAPGNSPNTDGIHVKSSSGVSIMKSQIGTGDDCISIGPGTSNLWIEGIACGPGHGISIGSLGWKQQELGVQNVTVKTVTFSGTTNGVRVKTWARPSNGFVRNVLFQHIVMVNVKNPIIIDQNYCPNHQSCPHKGSGIKISDVTYQDIHGTSATEVAVKLDCSKSNPCSGITLEDVNLSYQNQQTEASCVNARGRVSGLQKPTNCLLKS from the exons ATGAGTCCCTTTGCTATTTTCTTCCTCTTGTTAATTAACTCATCATTAGCAgcaaatacaaatatttacaATGTCCAAAATTATGGAGCAAAATCCGATGGAAAAACTGATTCATCAAAAGCCTTTTTGAATGCATGGGCAGCAGCCTGTGCTTCTAATAAACCTTCCACTATTAATGTGCCAATTGGAAAATACTTAATTCACAATGCAAACTTCAATGGACAAACATGCAAGAGCAAAGCTATTACCATGCACATTGATGGGACTCTCTTAGCTCCATCTGATTATAATGTGATTGGCAATGAAGAAAATtggataaaatttgaaaaagtcaATGGCCTTTCCATCTATGGTGGTACCTTTGATGGTCAAGCTGCTGCTCTTTGGGCTTGCAAGAACTCCAACAACAAGAATTGCCCTGATGGAACTACG GCATTAACTTTTTACAACTCAAACAACATTATAATGAGCGGAGTAAAAGTACAAAATAGTCAAAAGTTTCAAATATTGGTAGACGGATGTCATAACGTAAAGCTTCAAGGAGTAAAGGTATCCGCTCCAGGAAATAGTCCCAACACAGATGGAATTCATGTAAAATCATCATCTGGAGTTAGtattatgaaatcacaaattGGTACTGGAGATGATTGTATCTCTATTGGCCCTGGAACTTCAAACTTATGGATTGAAGGCATTGCTTGTGGCCCTGGCCATGGAATAAG CATTGGAAGCTTAGGCTGGAAACAACAAGAGTTAGGAGTCCAAAATGTGACAGTTAAGACTGTGACTTTCAGTGGAACAACAAATGGTGTGAGAGTTAAAACTTGGGCAAGGCCTAGCAATGGCTTTGTTAGAAATGTTCTGTTTCAACATATTGTTATGGTTAATGttaaaaacccaatcatcataGATCAAAATTATTGCCCTAATCATCAAAGTTGTCCTCATAAG gGCTCGGGTATAAAGATAAGTGATGTGACATATCAAGATATACATGGAACATCGGCTACAGAAGTTGCAGTGAAACTTGATTGTAGCAAAAGTAATCCATGTAGCGGCATAACACTTGAAGATGTGAATCTTAGTTATCAAAATCAGCAGACTGAAGCTTCATGTGTTAATGCCAGAGGAAGAGTTTCTGGTTTACAAAAACCTACCAATTGCCTATTAAAAAGttag